The Amycolatopsis sp. DG1A-15b genome window below encodes:
- a CDS encoding alpha/beta hydrolase has product MKRLLTLVICLTLLSAPAVASATPATVHTGLPRPTGRYAVGRDVLELADHHRTDPWVPEAGARQLMVSMYYPARPGTGRPASYMTRAEAQLLLERKAPDATAPPEVISGLPVHARTDARPAPGPFPLVVLSPGLTLPRATLTSLAEDLTSHGYMVALVDHTYESSGTTFPDGRTLTCAICDQPPEGGPAAIAVSRARDISFVLDQVTGHHAGWRYAKLIDPDRIGMAGHSIGGAASATAMAADPRIRAGVNMDGTFRPAVPPTGLGGRAFLLLGTRADHAPGRDHTWDRDWPHLDGWKRWLTVAGAQHGSFTDIPILENLLGVPDSTELPAQRAVEITRTYVTAFFDLHLKSTPRPVLDDVSADNPEVAFEQPLPAPRIGYERHHGDASVAAVRSR; this is encoded by the coding sequence ATGAAACGTCTTCTCACGCTCGTCATCTGCCTCACCCTGCTGAGTGCGCCGGCCGTCGCGTCGGCGACTCCCGCCACGGTCCATACAGGACTGCCGCGCCCCACCGGCCGGTACGCGGTCGGCCGGGACGTGCTCGAGCTGGCCGACCACCACCGCACCGACCCCTGGGTCCCCGAAGCCGGGGCCCGGCAGCTGATGGTCTCGATGTACTACCCCGCACGACCCGGTACCGGCCGGCCCGCGTCGTACATGACACGGGCGGAAGCCCAGCTGCTGCTCGAGCGCAAAGCCCCGGACGCGACGGCGCCACCCGAGGTCATCAGCGGCTTGCCCGTCCACGCCCGCACCGACGCACGTCCGGCGCCCGGCCCGTTCCCACTGGTCGTGCTCTCCCCGGGCCTCACCCTGCCCAGGGCCACCCTCACCAGCCTCGCCGAAGACCTGACCAGCCACGGCTACATGGTCGCGCTGGTCGACCACACCTACGAGTCCTCCGGGACGACCTTCCCCGACGGACGCACCCTGACCTGTGCCATCTGCGACCAGCCACCGGAGGGCGGCCCCGCCGCCATCGCCGTCAGCCGGGCACGGGACATCTCGTTCGTGCTCGACCAGGTCACCGGTCACCACGCCGGCTGGCGATACGCCAAGCTGATCGACCCCGACCGGATCGGCATGGCCGGCCACTCCATCGGCGGCGCTGCGAGCGCCACCGCGATGGCCGCTGACCCGCGTATCCGCGCCGGCGTGAACATGGACGGCACGTTCCGCCCAGCGGTCCCGCCCACCGGCCTCGGCGGCCGTGCCTTCCTGCTGCTCGGCACCCGAGCCGACCACGCTCCCGGCCGCGACCACACCTGGGACCGCGACTGGCCCCACCTCGACGGCTGGAAACGCTGGCTCACCGTCGCCGGCGCCCAACACGGCAGCTTCACCGACATCCCTATCCTGGAAAACCTGCTCGGCGTGCCCGACTCGACCGAACTCCCCGCCCAGCGGGCCGTCGAGATCACCCGCACCTACGTCACCGCCTTCTTCGACCTGCACCTGAAGAGCACGCCCCGACCCGTCCTGGACGACGTCTCGGCGGACAATCCCGAAGTCGCCTTCGAACAACCCCTACCGGCACCGCGCATCGGCTACGAGCGTCATCACGGTGACGCCAGCGTTGCGGCAGTGCGGTCCCGGTGA
- a CDS encoding response regulator transcription factor, producing the protein MTIRVVLADDQPLIRAGLCMVITDAPDIEVVGEAGSGTEAVRLTRELRPDVVVMDIRMPGMNGIEATRMITTESRVVILTTFDDDDNVYAALRAGASGFLVKDMALDDILTAVRVVAAGNALIAPAVTRRLIEEFAARPRPASPPRKLDAVTEREHQVLVLVARGLSNHEIATHLHISHGTAKAHVANLLTKLAARDRVQLVITAYEAGLMTSTP; encoded by the coding sequence ATGACGATCCGGGTGGTGCTCGCCGACGACCAGCCGCTGATCCGCGCCGGCCTGTGCATGGTCATCACCGACGCACCCGACATCGAGGTCGTCGGAGAAGCCGGCAGCGGGACCGAGGCGGTCCGGCTGACCAGGGAGCTGCGCCCGGACGTGGTCGTCATGGACATCCGCATGCCCGGCATGAACGGCATCGAAGCCACCCGGATGATCACCACCGAATCCCGCGTCGTCATCCTCACCACGTTCGACGATGACGACAACGTCTACGCCGCCCTGCGCGCGGGAGCGAGCGGATTCCTCGTCAAGGACATGGCACTGGACGACATCCTCACCGCCGTCCGCGTGGTCGCCGCGGGGAACGCCCTGATCGCACCGGCCGTCACCCGCCGGCTCATCGAGGAGTTCGCCGCCCGCCCCCGACCCGCCTCGCCCCCACGCAAGCTCGACGCCGTCACCGAACGAGAACACCAGGTGCTGGTCCTGGTGGCCCGCGGCCTGTCCAACCACGAGATCGCCACACACCTGCACATCAGCCACGGCACCGCCAAAGCCCACGTCGCCAACCTGCTCACCAAACTCGCCGCCCGCGACCGGGTCCAGCTCGTCATCACCGCCTACGAAGCCGGCCTCATGACCTCGACCCCGTGA
- a CDS encoding histidine kinase has protein sequence MPDDPPRRLPPLAWAALTVCGFAVVLYGALGSGPEPAHQQTPAAWQQWAASLVLALPLGWVRRRPSPVLAALLTGMVVATALHARTGQIWPLVLAADVLVGLITTTASRRAGVTAAIVSLAVQEAVWQLDLWTGGGKSRALAVGMVGLTVLIALFVLLAWITGTTIRQRREHAAVLHTHAAAEAATAERLRIARELHDMVAHSIGVIAFQSGAARRVIDTRPDDAKTALTAIETTSRDTLKELRHVLGALRDTRPTGLSDGDRLTEMAAAAAVHVDVRWRGRRRPLPANLEESAFRIIQESVTNVARHADTDRCQVLIDYSDGELRIEILDEGTGTTAGETGYGIPGMRERVALLGGHFSAGPRAEGGFRVTARLPLPREAG, from the coding sequence GTGCCCGATGATCCACCGCGCCGGCTGCCACCCCTTGCGTGGGCGGCGCTCACGGTGTGCGGCTTCGCCGTGGTGCTCTACGGCGCCCTGGGGTCCGGTCCGGAACCGGCGCACCAACAAACGCCCGCGGCCTGGCAGCAGTGGGCAGCGTCGCTGGTGCTCGCCCTGCCGCTGGGCTGGGTCCGCCGACGGCCGTCCCCCGTGCTCGCCGCCCTCCTGACCGGCATGGTCGTGGCCACCGCGCTGCACGCACGCACCGGGCAGATCTGGCCGCTCGTGCTCGCCGCGGACGTGCTGGTCGGCCTGATCACGACGACGGCTTCCCGTCGCGCCGGCGTCACCGCCGCGATCGTCAGTCTTGCTGTGCAGGAAGCGGTGTGGCAGCTGGACCTGTGGACCGGCGGCGGGAAGAGCAGGGCGCTGGCCGTGGGCATGGTCGGGCTCACGGTCCTGATCGCCCTGTTCGTCCTGCTCGCCTGGATCACCGGGACCACGATCCGGCAGCGCCGCGAGCACGCGGCCGTCCTGCACACCCATGCCGCCGCCGAGGCGGCCACGGCCGAGCGGCTGCGCATCGCCCGCGAACTGCACGACATGGTCGCCCACAGCATCGGCGTCATCGCCTTCCAGTCCGGCGCGGCCCGGCGGGTGATCGACACCCGGCCCGACGACGCGAAAACCGCGCTGACCGCCATCGAGACGACCAGCCGCGACACCCTCAAGGAGTTGCGGCACGTACTCGGCGCACTGCGGGACACCCGGCCAACCGGACTGTCCGATGGGGATCGTCTGACCGAGATGGCGGCGGCTGCCGCTGTCCACGTCGACGTGCGGTGGCGCGGGCGGCGTCGCCCGCTACCCGCCAACCTCGAGGAGTCCGCGTTCCGGATCATCCAGGAGTCGGTGACCAACGTGGCCCGCCACGCCGACACCGACCGGTGCCAGGTGCTGATCGACTACTCCGACGGCGAACTGCGCATCGAGATCCTCGACGAGGGAACCGGCACCACAGCGGGAGAAACCGGATACGGCATCCCCGGGATGCGCGAACGTGTCGCCCTCCTCGGCGGCCACTTCAGCGCGGGCCCCCGAGCCGAGGGCGGCTTCCGGGTGACCGCTCGGCTACCGTTGCCACGGGAGGCAGGATGA
- a CDS encoding ATP-binding cassette domain-containing protein: MIEVNRLTKRYGDVLAVKDLTFTVRPGHVTGFLGPNGAGKSTTLRMILGLNRPTSGTATVDGRPFTAVGAGLRHVGALLDANDVHGGRSAAAHLSALARTNGLPKRRVGEVLDEVGLVGVARRRVGGFSLGMRQRLGIATALLGDPPVLLFDEPVNGLDPEGVRWVRDLFRSLAAQGRTVLVSSHLMSEMEHTADRLVVIGRGELIAEETVAEFAARGTGALVSVRTPAATELAQVLTHAGASVAPDGAGALSVTGMSAARIGEVAFGHGIVLHELATRTASLEQAFMELTAGRVEYLAGERR, encoded by the coding sequence GTGATCGAAGTCAACAGGCTGACCAAACGCTACGGCGACGTCCTCGCCGTGAAAGACCTGACCTTCACGGTGCGACCGGGGCACGTCACGGGATTCCTCGGCCCGAACGGCGCCGGCAAGAGCACCACGCTGCGGATGATCCTCGGCCTGAACCGGCCGACCAGCGGGACCGCCACCGTGGACGGCCGGCCGTTCACCGCCGTAGGTGCCGGCTTGCGCCACGTCGGTGCGCTCCTCGACGCGAACGACGTGCACGGCGGGCGCAGCGCGGCGGCGCACCTGTCCGCGCTGGCGCGCACCAACGGCCTGCCGAAGCGTCGCGTCGGCGAGGTGCTGGACGAGGTGGGGCTCGTCGGGGTGGCACGCCGCCGGGTCGGCGGGTTCTCCCTCGGGATGCGGCAGCGGCTGGGCATCGCCACGGCCCTGCTGGGTGACCCGCCGGTGCTGCTGTTCGACGAGCCGGTCAACGGACTGGACCCGGAGGGGGTGCGCTGGGTGCGCGACCTGTTCCGGTCGCTCGCCGCGCAGGGGCGCACGGTCCTGGTGTCCAGCCACCTGATGAGCGAGATGGAGCACACCGCGGATCGGCTCGTGGTCATCGGCCGAGGCGAGCTGATCGCGGAAGAGACCGTCGCCGAGTTCGCCGCGCGCGGCACCGGCGCACTGGTCTCGGTGCGAACGCCCGCCGCGACGGAACTCGCCCAGGTCCTCACCCACGCCGGCGCCTCCGTCGCACCCGACGGGGCCGGGGCGCTGTCGGTGACCGGGATGAGCGCGGCCCGGATCGGTGAGGTCGCGTTCGGACACGGGATCGTGCTGCACGAACTCGCCACCCGTACCGCGTCGCTGGAGCAGGCGTTCATGGAGCTCACCGCCGGCCGCGTCGAGTACCTGGCCGGTGAGCGCCGATGA
- a CDS encoding ABC transporter permease, producing MTTITTPARFRDLIAAEWIKLWSLRSTRWLLGIGAVVLIGLSVHGSASTYADWPTYTPRERAGYDPMTEILDTATAALLLIGAGSVGALTIVGEYATGLIRPTLAAVPTRHRVAAAKLTLVAGVMLAFGALVVLASFAASQAILSGRQLDVSLTDPGVLRVLAADTLLAPIAALAGMGLGALLRHTAATVVAVCAVLVVVPSFFKPTVYQWANDLYATVPLYVWRNCLSQLHPRVSDALPTTSGSWAVFVLWPLIAALLTVFAVHRRDV from the coding sequence ATGACCACGATCACCACTCCCGCCCGGTTCCGCGACCTGATCGCCGCCGAGTGGATCAAACTGTGGTCGCTGCGCTCGACACGCTGGCTGCTCGGGATCGGCGCGGTGGTGCTGATCGGGCTTTCCGTGCACGGCAGCGCCAGCACCTACGCCGACTGGCCGACCTACACCCCACGCGAACGCGCCGGGTACGACCCCATGACGGAGATCCTCGACACCGCGACCGCCGCCCTGCTCTTGATCGGCGCCGGCAGCGTGGGCGCCCTGACCATCGTCGGCGAGTACGCCACCGGCCTGATCCGCCCCACCCTCGCCGCGGTCCCCACGCGCCACCGCGTGGCGGCCGCGAAGCTGACGCTCGTTGCGGGTGTCATGCTCGCCTTCGGCGCACTCGTCGTGCTGGCGTCGTTCGCCGCGAGCCAGGCCATCCTGTCCGGCCGCCAACTCGACGTTTCCCTCACCGATCCCGGCGTCCTGCGCGTCCTCGCCGCCGACACGCTGCTCGCCCCGATCGCCGCACTGGCCGGCATGGGACTCGGTGCGCTGCTGCGGCACACCGCCGCCACCGTCGTTGCGGTGTGTGCCGTGCTGGTCGTCGTGCCGTCGTTCTTCAAACCCACCGTCTACCAGTGGGCCAACGACCTCTACGCCACTGTTCCGCTTTACGTGTGGCGCAACTGCCTGTCCCAGCTGCACCCCCGCGTCAGCGATGCACTACCCACCACTTCCGGCTCCTGGGCCGTGTTCGTGCTCTGGCCGCTGATCGCGGCCCTGCTCACCGTGTTCGCCGTCCACCGCCGCGACGTGTGA